From Bdellovibrio sp. KM01:
GAAGTTCCACTTCCAGAAGTTGGCGAAGAAAAACGCGCGATCCTTGAGACTTACACTAAAGAACACTCTGCAGAGTATCAGTCTCAGGCATTGATCGATCTAGCTCGCAAAATGAAGCCAATGATCAAAAACTTCGACGATATCAAAGATATCGTAATCCACACTTCTCACCACACTCACTACGTCATCGGTACGGGTGCGAACGATCCACAAAAAATGGATCCAAATGCTTCCCGCGAGACTCTTGATCACTCGATCATGTACATCTTCGCAGTGGCTCTTCAAGACGGCACTTGGCACCACGTTAACTCGTACGCTCCAGAGCGCGCGAAACGTCCTGACACTGTGGCATTGTGGCACAAAATTTCAACTATCGAAGACAAACAATGGACTGCTTGGTACCACGAGACAGATCCAGATAAAAAACGCTTCGGTGGCCGCGTAGAAATCACAATGAAAGACGGTTCTAAAATCGTTGATGAATTAGGTGTGGCTGATGCGCATCCAGCGGGTGCTCGTCCATTCAAACGTGCTGACTACATCCGTAAGTTCGACACTTTGACTGAAGGAATCATCACTAAAGCTGAGCGTGATCGTTTCATCGGTCTTTGTGAGAATTTGGAAAATCTAACTGCTGAACAAGTTCAACAGTTGAACGTACAAATTCCTATCGAGAAATTGACTAACAATAAGAGAGATACAAAAGGTATCTTCTAATTGCGAAGTCCGTCGGCGGTGAGCCTGGGCTTGGTCTTTACGAGACCCGGCCTTCCTGGCCTCACCGCTTCGCCTTCGGCGAGGGCCGTCCGGGCCCCGCGGAGGTCTCTACAAGACCAAGCCCAGTCTCACCACCGACTCCTTGGTAATTTAGACACTTTTGATTTCTTTATGGTGAGATCAATTTTGGTTTGGAAGTGGTACTTTTAATATTGATCTGGTTCATGGGCCTTCTTTTCAAATTTCATTAAGCCTTGAATCGTAGATTTTGATTTTATTTTTTAATTCCGTTGCCCTGGTTTCACTCTTAGGATTTCGTTGAGATGGCCAGAGGTTTTTTTGGAGGTTCTGTATGTTGTTTCCTGAAATCACTCCGGCTCAGAAGCGTAAGAATTTTCGTGAGGCTTTGAAGACTGGTAAGCTTTTGCAGATGCCGGGGTCTTGGTCTCCATTGGCTTCGATGGCTATTGAAAAAGCTGGGTTTGATGGCGTTTACATTTCGGGTTCGGTTTTGTCGAACGATCTTGGTTACCCAGACATCGGTTTGACTTCTTTGACTGAAGTTGCGCAACGTGGTCGTCAGATTGCTCGTACGACTTCTTTGCCGACTATCATCGACATCGACACTGGTTTCGGTGAGCCGATGAGTGCAACTCGCACAGTTCAAGAGATGATTGAGATGGGTCTTGCTGGTTGCCATATTGAAGACCAGGTAAATCCTAAGCGTTGTGGTCACCTTGATGGTAAATCATTGGTAGGCCGTGATGAGGCTGCTCGTAAAGTTGCGGCGGCGGCTCGTGGTAAAAAATTGGATGAGAACTTCCTTTTGATCGCTCGTACGGATGCTCGTGCTTCTGAAGGTTTGGATGCGGCAATTGATCGCGCAAAGGCTTATATTGATGCGGGTGCAGATTGTATCTTTACTGAAGCCCTTGAGAATGAAGCGGAGTTTGAAAAATTCCGTAAAGCCGTTTCTGTTCCTTTGCTTGCGAACATGACTGAGTTCGGTAAAGGTCGTTTGTTCACTTATGCTGAGCTTTCTAACTTGGGCTACAATATCGTGATCTATCCTGTGACAACTTTCCGTCTGGCGATGGGTGCGACTGTTGCGGGCTTGGCTGAAATTAAAGCTAAAGGCACACAAGAAGGTTTGCTTGAAAAAATGCAAACTCGTAAGGATCTTTATGCATTGACTCGTTATGATGAGTACAACAGCTTCGACCAGAACATCTTTAACTTCACTTTGAAGTAGGTTTTGGTTTTTTAGTTTAAATGAAAAGAGCAGGTTTTGACCTGCTCTTTTTTTTGATTTAGCTCTTCATTTACTTTCTAAGATTTCTATACTGCGCTAAGAATTGCTCAAGCTTTTCGCCGGTGTAAATTGATACGCACGCGCCGCCGACCAAGACACAGGATATACCATGTTTTTCAAGTTGGCTGACAACTGCCGCCGCGAATTGCTTGCGACTCATTTCGTTGGATATTTTCATGGCTAAACTACTTTATTCTTTTTTCTTGGCCGCTTTCTTTTCATAAAGTATTTCTCCTGCTCCACTAGCGGCATGTTCAGAAGAACTTTATCCAACATTGCTTTCAATTCCTTGGCCAGCATCCAAGATGAGTTTAAAGAATACATGCGTAATCTTCCCATCTCTTTTCCGACTAATATATCCGCCTGTTCAAGCTTGTTGAGGGTGCGGATCACTTGGGTATTACTAATTCCGAATGCCTTTGCGATCTCAAGCGGATAGGCCTCGCCCTGTCCCGCCAGGAATATCAGGCACTTTTCTGTGGTTTTACTTCCGACTAAATCTGCAAGCATAATTACCTATTTTAGGTAATTATCGACCTAAATTAGGTAAAACTCAAGAGGGAGAAAGCGGCATTTACCTAAATTAGGTAATTTATATCCTATTTTAGGTAAATCTAGACCAGGACCGGTTAACGCTTTCCAAAGAAATGGTGCGCGCGTTGTTTGAACTGCACCTCAAGACTGAGTTCTTCAGTCAAGGCTTCGATCAATGGTTCTTTGTGAGCGACATCCAAAGTTTCACCGGGACGATAAATCAAATCCTGGGAGCATTTAAATGTCACCCACCCGATGCCACTTGCGACTTTGACAGAGATATCCGTTACGCCTTCTTTTAGAAGATCGGGACGCCACAACTCACCTTTATGAAGCTTAATCATATAAACCATATGACTCATTTTACCGAATAGTGTTAGGCTCATACAGTGAAAACCTAGGGTTCCATAAATATCGAATGGCGTTCAGCCAAAACCGGGAGAGACCATGTTGCTCGACGAGACGGACAGAAAAATATTAAGCTTGCTGAAAGAAGACTCGCGTATGCAGTTCGCGGAGATCGGAAAAAAGGTCAATCTCTCGGCTCCCGCCGTTCATGCCCGCGTGAAGAAAATGGAAGCGGCGAAGATCATTCAGGGATACTCGATCGCGATTGATCCAGTGGCTGTGAATTCGGGGTTGTGTGCGTTTGTGCGTATTGCGATTAACAAGGGAACTTCTTCGGGACTAGCGAAGGATCTTAAAAAGTTTAAGCAGATCGAAGAATGCCATGGAGTTGCTGGCGAAGACTGCGTGATGGTGAAGTTGCGGGTCGGTACGACTTTGGAGTTGTCGCGATTGATTGATCAGATTCGCGGAATTGAAAACATCGAAAGAACTTTAACGGTTGTAGTGCTAGAAACCCACTTCGAACGCGGACTACAACCCGCTTAAATTTCATTGCTGCAATCCCCACCTCCGCTGCGGAGGTGGAAATTGCCGCTTTGAAACTATTTAGGAAAATGTTTGTAGTAAAGGTCCCATGAATCGATCATGGAATTGTCATCGAAGACGCAGAAGTCGTATTCGTCGTTGTTTTGCGCTTTTAGAATTCTGTTTTTTGCGCCGACATCCCAGCAGTAATTCGCAGCTGGGTTTCCAGCTAACGGAGTTTTACTTTTCGTTCTTTCTTTAGATTTACCATTGAATGTAGCCCATGCTTTGCAACTAGGCTTACCAGTCTTAAAGCAGGATTCGTTCATGTTCGCCTTTTGGAACGTTTTGATTTTTATCTGTTCGTACTTGTCGTTGTTGAAGTACTTTAGGGTTTGGTCGGCGTGTGCCGTATTAAATATAAATAGAATTGCTGCAAAATTTAAAATGTTAATCATTTTACGTCCTCGATCCACGTTAGAGATTTTTCCTTATAGCCTGTTGAATCAAGTAACGCTTTAGCATCAATCCAACCATCATTATTGGCCTTCTGCCAACTTGCTCCCCAGCTATTTTGAATTTTCAAATCAAAGGCTTCCCCATTTGGACAATCCTTACTTGGAACAACCGATCCTTTAGCCGATACTTTTACCGATGACACACAATATCGACGAAAACCTGTAATGACGACGGAATGCAGCTCATTGCATTTATCCCCGACTTTATATTTTTCCATAGAACAGAAGTCGATCCCGATTGGGTGCTTTGGCTCAGCCGTCAAAACCTCCGCTACCTTACTTATTAAGTCAGTGTAGGAAGATTTTGTACTAGCTTGGGGGTA
This genomic window contains:
- the prpB gene encoding methylisocitrate lyase translates to MLFPEITPAQKRKNFREALKTGKLLQMPGSWSPLASMAIEKAGFDGVYISGSVLSNDLGYPDIGLTSLTEVAQRGRQIARTTSLPTIIDIDTGFGEPMSATRTVQEMIEMGLAGCHIEDQVNPKRCGHLDGKSLVGRDEAARKVAAAARGKKLDENFLLIARTDARASEGLDAAIDRAKAYIDAGADCIFTEALENEAEFEKFRKAVSVPLLANMTEFGKGRLFTYAELSNLGYNIVIYPVTTFRLAMGATVAGLAEIKAKGTQEGLLEKMQTRKDLYALTRYDEYNSFDQNIFNFTLK
- a CDS encoding winged helix-turn-helix domain-containing protein, translated to MLADLVGSKTTEKCLIFLAGQGEAYPLEIAKAFGISNTQVIRTLNKLEQADILVGKEMGRLRMYSLNSSWMLAKELKAMLDKVLLNMPLVEQEKYFMKRKRPRKKNKVV
- a CDS encoding Lrp/AsnC family transcriptional regulator; the encoded protein is MLLDETDRKILSLLKEDSRMQFAEIGKKVNLSAPAVHARVKKMEAAKIIQGYSIAIDPVAVNSGLCAFVRIAINKGTSSGLAKDLKKFKQIEECHGVAGEDCVMVKLRVGTTLELSRLIDQIRGIENIERTLTVVVLETHFERGLQPA
- a CDS encoding DUF333 domain-containing protein produces the protein MINILNFAAILFIFNTAHADQTLKYFNNDKYEQIKIKTFQKANMNESCFKTGKPSCKAWATFNGKSKERTKSKTPLAGNPAANYCWDVGAKNRILKAQNNDEYDFCVFDDNSMIDSWDLYYKHFPK